From Psychroflexus torquis ATCC 700755, the proteins below share one genomic window:
- the murQ gene encoding N-acetylmuramic acid 6-phosphate etherase, translating into MSKTFSKITEQDSNYRHLEKMSTAELLKSINSEDQSVPLAVEKQIPSIEKLVDVIVEQLKIGGRLFYIGAGTSGRLGILDASECPPTFGVSPEMVNGIIAGGDKAIRKAVEHAEDDFEQAWKDLQTHNINSADVVVGIAASGSTPYVVGGLSRCQLENIVTGCMVCNPNTDISKVSDYPIEVIVGPEFLTGSSRMKAGTAQKLTLNMISTSVMIKLGRVKDNKMVDMQLSNDKLKQRGSSLISKALGISDQKAIELLKQHGSVRKAIEHETHQ; encoded by the coding sequence ATGAGTAAAACATTTTCAAAAATAACCGAACAAGATTCAAACTACAGACACCTAGAAAAGATGTCGACTGCAGAGCTTTTGAAATCTATCAATAGTGAGGACCAGAGTGTTCCGTTAGCCGTTGAAAAGCAAATACCATCCATTGAAAAGCTAGTAGATGTTATTGTAGAACAATTGAAGATAGGCGGTAGACTTTTCTATATTGGAGCGGGGACCAGTGGGCGTTTAGGCATCTTGGATGCTAGTGAATGCCCCCCTACATTTGGGGTTTCTCCAGAGATGGTCAACGGAATTATTGCTGGAGGAGACAAAGCCATTAGAAAAGCAGTTGAACATGCTGAAGATGATTTCGAACAAGCTTGGAAAGACCTGCAAACCCATAACATTAACTCGGCAGATGTTGTTGTTGGAATCGCTGCTTCAGGCTCCACACCATACGTTGTTGGAGGTTTAAGCAGATGCCAGTTAGAAAATATAGTGACAGGCTGTATGGTCTGTAACCCCAATACTGATATTTCTAAAGTTTCAGATTATCCTATCGAAGTGATCGTGGGTCCTGAGTTCTTAACGGGAAGTTCTAGAATGAAAGCGGGTACTGCCCAAAAACTAACCCTGAATATGATATCCACCTCTGTGATGATAAAACTCGGAAGAGTAAAAGACAATAAGATGGTCGATATGCAATTGAGTAATGATAAACTGAAGCAACGTGGAAGCTCTCTAATTTCTAAAGCCTTAGGGATTTCTGATCAAAAAGCCATAGAACTCCTAAAACAACACGGAAGTGTTAGAAAAGCTATTGAACATGAAACACACCAATAA
- a CDS encoding acetyl-CoA hydrolase/transferase family protein: MNYQLNTVSLEEAVSTVKSGDRVFIQGAAMTPYKLITGLVSRYESLSDVEIIHLHTEGRAAYTEKPYSQAFKMNSVFVGSNVRQSVKEGHGDYIPIFLSEIHLLFRRSILPLDVAFIQVSPPDSHGYCSLGTSIDITIPAIQTAKLVIAQVNPRVPRTHGDGFIHVSELDFAIEEDAPIYGHELPVASEIENKIGANIASLVENGATLQMGIGAIPNAALENLGSHKNLGIHTEMFSDGILPLVESGVINGSQKEVKTGKIVTCFAVGSQKLYDFMDNNPLVHMKEAAYTNDTAIIRRNPKVTAINSAIEIDLTGQVCADTIGQMQFSGVGGQMDFIRGASLSEGGKAIIAMPSVTKKGISKITPFLKEGAGVTTTRAHVHYIVTEYGVVNLYGKNLKQRAKALISIAHPDHRESLEKAAFKRFNSY; the protein is encoded by the coding sequence ATGAATTACCAACTCAATACCGTTTCTTTAGAGGAAGCGGTTTCAACAGTAAAATCTGGAGATAGAGTATTTATACAAGGTGCTGCCATGACTCCGTACAAACTTATTACTGGTTTGGTATCCCGTTATGAATCGCTTAGTGATGTTGAAATTATTCATCTTCATACTGAAGGTCGAGCTGCTTATACAGAAAAACCTTATTCTCAAGCTTTTAAAATGAATAGTGTTTTTGTTGGATCCAACGTAAGGCAATCGGTGAAAGAGGGGCACGGGGATTATATACCGATTTTCTTAAGTGAGATACATCTGCTGTTTAGGCGATCCATATTACCATTAGACGTTGCTTTTATCCAAGTTTCACCACCAGATAGTCATGGTTACTGTTCTTTAGGGACATCAATTGATATTACTATTCCTGCTATCCAAACCGCTAAATTGGTGATAGCACAAGTGAATCCTCGAGTACCTAGGACTCACGGAGACGGGTTTATTCATGTGAGTGAGCTCGATTTTGCAATTGAAGAGGATGCTCCGATTTACGGTCATGAACTCCCCGTTGCTTCAGAAATTGAAAATAAAATAGGGGCTAACATAGCCAGTCTTGTCGAGAATGGCGCGACCCTACAAATGGGTATTGGTGCCATTCCTAATGCTGCCTTGGAAAACTTAGGGAGTCATAAAAATTTAGGTATCCATACCGAAATGTTTTCAGATGGTATTTTACCTTTGGTAGAAAGTGGTGTGATCAATGGAAGTCAAAAGGAAGTAAAAACAGGAAAGATCGTGACTTGTTTTGCTGTAGGCTCACAAAAGTTGTATGATTTTATGGATAATAATCCGTTAGTCCACATGAAAGAGGCTGCATATACAAACGATACAGCCATTATAAGACGAAATCCTAAAGTCACCGCGATCAACTCTGCCATCGAAATTGATTTGACAGGTCAAGTTTGTGCTGATACTATTGGGCAAATGCAATTTTCTGGAGTTGGTGGTCAAATGGACTTTATTCGTGGAGCTTCTCTGTCTGAAGGAGGAAAAGCGATTATTGCTATGCCTTCGGTTACTAAAAAAGGAATTTCAAAAATCACCCCGTTTTTAAAGGAAGGTGCCGGAGTAACAACAACTCGCGCGCACGTTCATTATATAGTGACAGAATATGGTGTGGTAAATCTTTATGGTAAAAATTTAAAACAGAGAGCAAAAGCTTTGATATCAATTGCACATCCTGATCATCGTGAGAGTCTAGAAAAAGCAGCTTTTAAACGTTTTAACTCTTACTAA
- a CDS encoding DUF6095 family protein translates to MKHTNKDTLAKGVRFMAGAIPLIFIGPSVIFSAFNNQDKPLYWPILIGGILLSSAAGYFIFKGIRTIVKALFDE, encoded by the coding sequence ATGAAACACACCAATAAAGATACGTTAGCGAAAGGAGTAAGATTTATGGCTGGAGCCATACCCCTAATTTTTATTGGACCTTCAGTTATCTTCAGTGCATTTAACAATCAAGACAAACCTCTTTATTGGCCTATTCTTATAGGAGGAATCTTGCTAAGTAGTGCCGCAGGATATTTTATATTTAAGGGAATTCGAACTATCGTAAAAGCCTTATTTGATGAATAA
- the trxA gene encoding thioredoxin encodes MSQKFNELIKSETPVLVDFFADWCGPCKVLAPILKEVKSELGDSIKIIKIDVDKNEKLAAKYQVRGVPTMLIFKGGEQKWRQSGVLQKQDIVNIIKSHS; translated from the coding sequence ATGAGTCAAAAATTTAACGAGTTAATTAAAAGTGAAACGCCAGTTCTTGTTGATTTTTTCGCAGATTGGTGTGGACCTTGTAAAGTGCTTGCTCCTATTTTAAAAGAGGTTAAGAGTGAATTGGGGGATAGTATCAAAATCATTAAAATTGATGTAGATAAAAACGAAAAGCTAGCCGCAAAATATCAAGTGAGGGGAGTGCCAACTATGCTTATTTTTAAGGGCGGCGAACAAAAATGGAGACAGAGTGGGGTACTTCAAAAACAAGACATAGTTAATATCATTAAATCACATTCTTAA
- a CDS encoding methyltransferase family protein, giving the protein MLKLKDVVLVIIQFICLISFFLNIIWFKIEVLEHFVWFYIGLVGVVLIVIALLQLNINLSPFPPPKANSKLITNGAFKYIRHPIYSGILLFMFSFSLWLGDGFKLCISIVTLLLFYYKSSYEESLLETAFETYGGYKKRAGRFLPKLYRLV; this is encoded by the coding sequence ATGCTTAAGTTGAAAGACGTTGTCTTAGTTATTATTCAATTTATATGTCTCATAAGTTTTTTTCTAAACATCATCTGGTTTAAGATAGAGGTCTTAGAGCATTTTGTTTGGTTTTACATAGGTCTAGTTGGAGTAGTTCTAATCGTCATTGCCCTACTTCAATTAAATATAAACTTATCTCCATTTCCTCCTCCAAAAGCAAATTCCAAATTAATAACCAACGGTGCTTTTAAATATATAAGGCACCCCATCTATTCGGGGATACTCCTATTTATGTTTAGCTTTTCTTTATGGCTTGGCGATGGGTTTAAATTGTGTATAAGCATAGTTACACTTTTACTTTTCTATTATAAGTCTAGTTATGAAGAATCCCTTCTGGAGACTGCTTTTGAAACTTATGGTGGATATAAAAAAAGGGCAGGTCGGTTTTTACCAAAACTTTATAGACTAGTGTAA
- a CDS encoding universal stress protein, which translates to MKKILVPIDFSIPSENALKVAAKLAIKNKAELHILHVIELAESLFGTEQFNVDNEQILFFMKMASKKFVEFLDKDYLKDISIIEHVEPGSASRIIRDVVEKNDIDMVVMGSSGASGLEEIVVGSNTEKVVRFSEVPVMVIKNELKDVDFKNAVFASNFELETMEAYQTAKGFVDSFKAKMQLLYINLPGNQFYSTTEIRDHIKNFLNKMEAPLSRDNIEIYNDYSLGEGILNGALSLKADLIIIPTHGRKGISHFFNGSVGEDVVNHSELPVLTLKI; encoded by the coding sequence ATGAAGAAGATATTAGTTCCTATCGATTTTTCAATTCCCTCAGAAAATGCACTTAAAGTTGCAGCTAAGCTGGCGATAAAAAACAAGGCTGAGCTCCATATTCTTCATGTAATTGAGTTAGCTGAGTCGCTTTTCGGCACTGAACAATTTAATGTTGATAATGAGCAAATACTTTTTTTCATGAAGATGGCCAGTAAGAAATTTGTTGAATTTTTAGACAAGGATTATCTCAAAGATATTTCAATTATAGAACACGTAGAACCTGGATCCGCCTCAAGAATTATAAGAGATGTCGTAGAAAAAAATGACATCGACATGGTTGTTATGGGGTCTAGTGGAGCTTCTGGCCTTGAAGAAATTGTAGTGGGTTCCAATACAGAAAAAGTAGTCCGTTTTTCTGAAGTGCCGGTCATGGTGATTAAGAACGAATTAAAAGATGTTGATTTTAAAAATGCTGTCTTTGCTTCAAACTTTGAGTTAGAGACTATGGAGGCTTATCAAACAGCAAAAGGTTTTGTTGATAGCTTTAAGGCTAAAATGCAACTCTTGTATATAAATTTACCTGGAAACCAATTTTATAGCACTACTGAAATTCGAGATCATATAAAAAACTTTCTGAATAAGATGGAAGCCCCTCTGTCAAGAGATAATATCGAGATTTATAATGATTATTCTCTGGGAGAAGGAATTCTAAATGGAGCACTATCTTTAAAAGCAGATCTCATCATTATTCCTACACACGGTCGAAAAGGAATTTCTCATTTTTTTAATGGTAGTGTAGGTGAAGATGTCGTTAATCATTCTGAACTTCCTGTGCTTACTCTTAAGATTTAA
- a CDS encoding glutamate synthase subunit beta, translating into MGQHDGFMKYDRELPKTRNPKDRVGDFKEIFEPFPENKTKTQAARCMDCGVPFCHSGCPLGNIIPEFNEAVYDENWEDAVSILYSTNNFPEFTGRICPAPCEASCVLGINKSPVAIEHIEKTIAEKAHELGFMTSNTPEVRTEKKIAVIGSGPAGLAAADQLNKAGHWVTVFERESKIGGLLRYGIPDFKLEKWVVDRRIQIMDDEGVRFKVNAEVGKSINPEMLKEDFDAIVVCTGCTLPRNLPIPGRDLKGIHYAMDFLTLQNKEISGIKCDDKLSAKGKNVVVIGGGDTGSDCIGTSHRQGAASVLQLELMPKPQSKRGEKDPWPMWPMTLRTSSSHDEGGERKWSTLTKEFVGNDKGELAHIKLVDTEWVNEGGRQQMKEIEGTERLLPCALALLAVGFTQPENALLKSLGVTQSKAGTVEAKEYKTSVESIFAAGDARRGQSLVVWAISEGREAAREVDQFLMGSTELPSKNDSFLNLEV; encoded by the coding sequence ATGGGACAACATGATGGATTTATGAAATATGATAGGGAGCTTCCAAAGACAAGGAATCCCAAGGATAGAGTTGGAGATTTTAAGGAAATTTTTGAGCCTTTTCCAGAGAATAAAACCAAAACTCAAGCTGCAAGATGTATGGACTGTGGAGTTCCATTTTGTCATTCGGGATGCCCCTTAGGAAATATAATACCAGAGTTTAATGAAGCTGTTTACGATGAGAATTGGGAAGATGCGGTTTCGATATTGTATTCTACCAATAACTTTCCAGAATTTACAGGTAGGATTTGCCCTGCTCCTTGTGAAGCTAGCTGTGTGTTAGGCATCAATAAATCTCCAGTAGCCATAGAACATATTGAAAAAACAATAGCTGAAAAAGCCCATGAACTAGGGTTTATGACCTCCAATACGCCAGAAGTAAGGACAGAGAAAAAAATTGCAGTAATTGGATCTGGTCCTGCTGGCCTTGCTGCTGCAGATCAACTTAATAAAGCAGGACATTGGGTGACTGTTTTTGAAAGAGAATCTAAAATTGGAGGATTGCTTCGTTATGGAATTCCAGATTTTAAACTTGAAAAATGGGTAGTGGATAGACGAATTCAAATTATGGATGATGAAGGTGTCCGTTTCAAAGTCAATGCAGAAGTAGGCAAAAGTATCAATCCTGAAATGCTCAAGGAAGATTTTGATGCGATTGTTGTTTGTACGGGGTGTACCTTACCTAGAAATTTACCTATTCCTGGACGCGATTTAAAAGGTATCCATTATGCAATGGATTTTTTAACGCTTCAGAATAAAGAAATCTCAGGGATTAAGTGTGATGATAAACTATCTGCTAAAGGTAAAAATGTAGTTGTTATTGGTGGTGGTGATACAGGCTCGGATTGTATAGGAACCTCTCATCGACAAGGTGCTGCTTCGGTACTTCAGCTTGAGCTTATGCCCAAACCACAAAGCAAACGAGGCGAAAAAGACCCTTGGCCTATGTGGCCTATGACCTTAAGAACTTCCTCTTCTCACGATGAAGGTGGTGAACGTAAATGGAGTACTCTGACCAAAGAATTTGTAGGAAATGATAAGGGAGAACTTGCTCATATCAAACTCGTTGATACCGAATGGGTAAACGAAGGAGGTAGACAACAAATGAAAGAAATTGAAGGGACAGAGCGATTACTACCTTGTGCGTTGGCTTTGCTAGCTGTAGGATTTACACAACCAGAAAATGCTCTTCTAAAAAGTTTAGGCGTAACCCAATCTAAGGCAGGAACTGTTGAAGCTAAAGAGTATAAAACTAGCGTAGAATCGATTTTTGCAGCAGGAGATGCTCGAAGAGGGCAGTCTTTGGTAGTTTGGGCGATTTCTGAAGGAAGAGAAGCCGCTAGAGAAGTAGATCAATTTTTAATGGGGAGTACAGAATTACCTTCAAAAAACGATTCCTTTTTAAATCTTGAAGTCTAA
- the gltB gene encoding glutamate synthase large subunit, which translates to MKRDSLYDPSFEHDACGIGTVINIDGKKEFKLIDDALTMLENMEHRGGTGADPETGDGAGILIQIDKDFINWISKEANVSLDSKKPVGVGMLFFPKMPSVAAQCEDILKEHAEDLGLDILGYRKVPIDPKVPGVGAKPSEPLIKQVIIQPKTEMSNDELERKLFVLRNSVTHYIGHHLKGNNKAFYVCSMSTKTMIYKGQLRTNQLRAYFEDLRNTNFKSAFAIIHSRFSTNTFPNWKLAQPFHFTAHNGEINTIRGNVTKMKSKEANFKSKVFSDSDLKRLLPVTNPEHSDSANLDAMVEMLVLDGRPLEHAMMMLVPEAWQDNVSIDPERKAFYKYHASIMEPWDGPAALIFTDGKRVGATLDRNGLRPSRYCITSTDRLIISSEAGALPVDPSEIIKKGRLQPGRMVLADLDQNKVLFDDEIKHRIVKDKPYSQWIKNQRIKLRHQPVPEFERQILSSKDLLHLQNAYGYTSEELKIILGDMAVRATEPIGSMGADTPLAILSKQSQHIANYFKQLFAQVSNPPIDPIRERMVMSLFTRVGESLNILDETELHTKQIHISQPVLLNSDIEKFKYLKEKGFDYAFINCVFEADGKPDSLEKAIDLVCKAAEKAVESGKKVLILSDKAIDIDHAPIPSLLSTGAVHHHLVKLNLRTKVGIVVEAGDVRETHHFATLIGYGASAVYPYLAIQSIEHLQEEGRLDTDITKEKAVSNYQEAIGYGLLKILSKMGISTLQSYQGAQIFEALGLHNTVVEKCFKGTISRIEGIDFDGLAKEVLVRHHKAYPDNKGVKQSLEVGGVYRWKLRGEKHLFNPQTIHLLQHSTKTNNFALYKKFANEVNDQLKESLTLRGLFEFKKRTPIPLSEVEPAKDIMKRFATGAMSFGSISHEAHSTLAIAMNRIGAKSNSGEGGEDEVRFDVKSNGDWERSAIKQVASGRFGVTSYYLTNADELQIKMAQGAKPGEGGQLPGHKVDEWIGRVRHSTPGVGLISPPPHHDIYSIEDLAQLIFDLKNANRAARINVKLVSQAGVGTVAAGVAKANADVVLISGADGGTGASPLSSIRHAGLPWELGLSEAHQTLVKNNLRSRITVQADGQMRTGRDLAIATLLGAEEWGVSTAALIVEGCIMMRKCHTNTCPVGVATQNPELRKLFTGKPEHVVNYFNFLAEDLREIMAQLGFKSVSDMVGHSEVINMRKEVPFWKLKDLDLSPILYQEKISEQVGVYKQIEQDHEIDKVLDWELLEKAKPALEHHTKVKHAFSLRNVNRATGAILSNEISKLYKAEGLAEDTIHYKFNGSAGQSFGCFLAKGVTFEVEGESNDYFGKGLSGGKLIIYPPQPSGFKSEENIIIGNVAFYGATSGYAYINGMAGERFGVRNSGVNAVVEGVGDHACEYMTGGRLVILGETGKNFAAGMSGGVAYIFDEKNTFRSNCNKAMVGLESPSKDDYKELKTLIENHYHYTKSEKAKSILDRFDEMYTQFIKVIPTDYKRILEAKKQEEQNKKIVA; encoded by the coding sequence ATGAAGAGAGATTCGTTATACGATCCTAGTTTTGAACATGATGCTTGCGGAATCGGAACAGTTATAAATATTGACGGTAAAAAAGAGTTTAAATTAATAGATGATGCTTTAACCATGTTGGAAAATATGGAGCATCGAGGAGGAACTGGTGCAGATCCTGAAACTGGAGATGGGGCAGGGATACTGATACAAATTGATAAAGACTTTATCAACTGGATATCAAAAGAAGCTAATGTCAGTTTAGACTCAAAAAAACCTGTAGGGGTGGGGATGTTGTTTTTTCCTAAGATGCCTAGCGTCGCTGCGCAATGTGAGGACATCCTTAAAGAACACGCAGAGGATTTAGGCCTTGATATTTTGGGGTATAGAAAAGTGCCCATTGATCCTAAAGTTCCTGGAGTTGGCGCTAAACCATCAGAGCCTCTTATAAAACAAGTCATCATACAACCTAAAACTGAAATGTCTAATGACGAATTAGAGCGAAAGTTATTTGTCCTTAGAAATTCTGTGACACATTATATTGGTCACCATCTTAAAGGAAATAATAAAGCATTTTATGTTTGTAGTATGTCTACAAAAACGATGATCTATAAAGGTCAATTAAGGACTAATCAGTTAAGAGCTTACTTTGAAGATCTTAGAAATACTAATTTCAAATCGGCCTTTGCAATTATCCATTCTCGATTTTCGACCAATACTTTTCCAAATTGGAAGTTAGCGCAGCCTTTTCATTTTACAGCTCATAATGGAGAGATCAATACTATTCGAGGTAATGTGACGAAAATGAAGTCGAAAGAAGCAAACTTCAAATCTAAAGTTTTCTCAGATTCAGATTTAAAACGTTTGTTACCAGTCACAAATCCAGAACATTCAGATTCTGCTAATTTGGATGCTATGGTAGAAATGTTAGTATTAGATGGACGCCCATTGGAGCATGCAATGATGATGCTAGTCCCAGAGGCATGGCAAGACAATGTCTCTATAGATCCAGAGCGTAAAGCCTTTTACAAGTATCACGCTTCTATTATGGAACCTTGGGATGGCCCGGCAGCTCTTATTTTTACAGACGGAAAACGCGTTGGTGCTACATTAGATAGAAACGGTTTAAGGCCTTCACGATATTGCATCACCTCGACCGACAGACTTATAATTTCTTCTGAAGCTGGAGCACTTCCAGTAGATCCTAGTGAAATCATTAAAAAAGGAAGATTACAACCAGGTCGTATGGTTCTTGCAGATCTAGATCAAAATAAAGTCCTTTTTGATGATGAAATCAAACACAGGATTGTAAAAGACAAACCCTATTCACAGTGGATCAAAAATCAGAGAATTAAGCTTAGACATCAGCCAGTTCCAGAATTTGAAAGACAAATCCTCTCCAGTAAAGACCTTCTTCATTTACAGAATGCTTATGGGTACACTTCAGAAGAATTAAAAATCATTTTAGGCGATATGGCTGTAAGAGCTACAGAACCCATCGGTTCTATGGGAGCCGATACTCCACTTGCTATTTTGAGTAAACAAAGTCAACATATTGCTAATTACTTTAAGCAACTCTTTGCCCAAGTGAGTAATCCTCCTATTGATCCTATACGTGAACGTATGGTAATGTCCTTATTTACTAGGGTGGGAGAAAGTCTTAATATTTTAGATGAAACAGAATTACACACTAAACAAATACATATTTCTCAACCTGTATTGCTAAATTCTGATATCGAAAAATTTAAGTATTTAAAGGAAAAAGGTTTCGATTATGCTTTTATCAACTGTGTTTTTGAAGCGGATGGTAAGCCTGATAGTTTGGAAAAAGCCATTGATTTGGTTTGTAAAGCAGCAGAGAAAGCTGTAGAATCTGGTAAGAAAGTTCTGATACTTTCAGACAAAGCTATCGATATAGATCATGCTCCTATCCCTTCTTTACTCTCTACAGGTGCTGTTCACCATCATCTCGTAAAACTCAATTTAAGAACCAAGGTAGGAATTGTTGTTGAAGCAGGAGATGTAAGAGAAACACATCATTTTGCTACTTTAATCGGTTATGGAGCAAGTGCGGTCTATCCCTATCTAGCTATTCAATCTATAGAACATCTTCAAGAAGAGGGTAGGTTGGATACAGATATTACAAAAGAAAAGGCAGTTTCGAATTATCAAGAAGCGATTGGGTATGGCTTATTGAAAATCTTATCCAAAATGGGTATTAGTACCTTACAATCTTACCAAGGGGCTCAAATTTTTGAAGCTTTAGGCTTGCATAATACAGTGGTAGAAAAATGCTTTAAGGGTACAATTTCGAGAATTGAAGGCATCGATTTTGATGGACTTGCCAAAGAAGTTTTGGTTAGACATCACAAGGCTTATCCAGATAATAAAGGGGTGAAACAGAGTCTCGAAGTGGGCGGAGTATACCGATGGAAACTACGTGGTGAAAAGCATCTGTTTAATCCACAAACTATCCACTTGCTTCAACATTCTACAAAAACAAATAATTTTGCGCTTTATAAGAAGTTTGCTAACGAAGTCAACGATCAGCTTAAAGAGTCGTTGACACTTAGAGGTCTTTTTGAATTTAAAAAAAGAACGCCTATTCCATTATCTGAAGTAGAACCTGCCAAAGATATTATGAAACGTTTTGCAACGGGAGCGATGTCCTTTGGCTCAATTTCTCATGAAGCGCATTCTACATTGGCTATTGCTATGAATAGGATTGGTGCAAAAAGTAACAGTGGAGAAGGAGGCGAAGACGAAGTTAGATTTGATGTAAAATCCAATGGAGATTGGGAGCGATCTGCTATAAAACAAGTGGCTTCAGGGCGTTTTGGCGTCACTAGTTATTACCTCACCAATGCAGATGAGTTGCAAATTAAAATGGCACAAGGCGCTAAGCCTGGGGAAGGGGGACAGTTACCCGGCCATAAAGTGGACGAATGGATAGGAAGAGTAAGACATTCTACTCCAGGAGTGGGATTAATATCCCCTCCACCTCACCACGATATTTATTCTATAGAGGATCTAGCTCAACTTATTTTCGATTTGAAAAATGCGAATCGTGCTGCTAGGATAAACGTTAAGCTTGTATCTCAGGCAGGTGTAGGAACTGTGGCTGCAGGAGTAGCTAAAGCCAATGCCGATGTAGTTCTGATCTCTGGCGCTGATGGCGGGACAGGCGCTTCACCCTTAAGTTCTATTCGCCACGCGGGTTTACCTTGGGAATTAGGGCTATCTGAAGCACACCAAACGCTTGTCAAGAACAATTTAAGAAGTCGGATTACGGTTCAAGCAGATGGACAAATGCGAACAGGAAGGGATTTGGCTATTGCTACCCTTTTAGGAGCGGAAGAATGGGGTGTTTCCACAGCAGCTTTGATTGTAGAAGGTTGCATTATGATGAGGAAATGCCATACCAATACATGTCCAGTAGGGGTGGCAACTCAAAATCCGGAACTGCGAAAATTATTCACTGGAAAACCAGAACATGTGGTGAATTACTTCAATTTTTTAGCTGAAGACCTTAGAGAGATCATGGCTCAACTTGGTTTTAAATCTGTTAGTGATATGGTTGGCCATTCTGAAGTCATCAACATGAGAAAAGAAGTTCCCTTTTGGAAACTCAAAGATTTGGATTTAAGTCCGATTTTATATCAAGAAAAAATCTCAGAGCAAGTTGGAGTATACAAACAAATAGAGCAAGACCATGAAATTGATAAGGTGTTGGATTGGGAACTTTTAGAAAAAGCAAAACCTGCTTTGGAACATCATACTAAGGTAAAGCATGCTTTTTCTCTCAGAAATGTAAATCGTGCTACTGGTGCAATTTTATCTAATGAGATAAGTAAACTATATAAAGCTGAAGGTCTGGCGGAGGATACTATTCATTATAAATTTAACGGCTCTGCTGGGCAAAGCTTTGGTTGCTTTTTAGCGAAAGGAGTTACTTTTGAAGTAGAAGGGGAGTCTAATGATTACTTCGGAAAAGGACTATCAGGTGGTAAATTGATTATTTACCCACCACAACCGTCTGGATTTAAATCCGAAGAAAATATTATTATCGGTAATGTTGCTTTCTATGGAGCAACTTCTGGTTACGCCTATATTAATGGAATGGCAGGAGAGCGTTTTGGAGTAAGAAATTCTGGAGTTAATGCTGTGGTTGAAGGTGTTGGAGATCATGCTTGCGAATACATGACAGGAGGTAGATTGGTTATTTTAGGAGAAACAGGCAAAAACTTCGCCGCAGGGATGAGTGGAGGAGTCGCCTATATTTTTGATGAAAAAAACACGTTTAGATCCAATTGTAACAAAGCTATGGTGGGATTAGAATCTCCTTCCAAAGATGATTACAAGGAACTAAAGACCTTAATCGAAAATCATTATCACTACACTAAAAGTGAAAAAGCAAAATCAATACTAGATCGTTTTGATGAGATGTACACTCAGTTTATTAAAGTGATACCAACGGATTACAAGCGTATTTTAGAAGCAAAAAAACAAGAAGAACAAAATAAAAAAATAGTAGCATAA
- a CDS encoding sterol desaturase family protein, with protein sequence MEKYKDIFLNSFSGYFNYLVNEIQNPSLTNYFWWLVGLSLLVLSIEIISPWRKNQKIIRKGFWLDLFYVFFNFFLFSLIGYNAVSNIVVELFNDVLGLIGIENLVAFQIQNFPIWSQFLIMFLLADFIQWNIHIQLHKQPWLWKFHKVHHSVKEMGFAAQFRFHFMETVIYKGVQYIPLAMIGFGIQDFFIVHMFGVFVGHLNHANVGWDYGPLRYIFNNPKMHIWHHSKALPENHPYGMNFGLSLSVWDYIFGTAHVPEDGKNIELGFEKDEEYPQDFWNQLKKPFKE encoded by the coding sequence ATGGAAAAGTATAAAGACATATTTCTGAATTCCTTTAGTGGTTATTTCAATTACTTAGTTAACGAAATTCAAAACCCTTCCTTGACTAATTATTTTTGGTGGCTAGTTGGCCTATCTCTTTTAGTCTTATCTATAGAAATCATTAGTCCGTGGAGGAAAAATCAGAAAATAATTCGAAAAGGGTTTTGGTTAGATCTCTTTTATGTGTTCTTCAATTTCTTCTTATTTTCCTTAATTGGTTACAATGCCGTTTCCAATATTGTCGTTGAGCTGTTTAATGATGTTTTAGGACTTATAGGCATAGAAAACCTTGTGGCTTTTCAAATTCAGAATTTCCCTATTTGGTCTCAATTCCTTATCATGTTTCTGTTGGCCGATTTTATTCAATGGAACATTCATATTCAGTTGCACAAGCAACCTTGGTTATGGAAATTTCATAAGGTACACCATAGTGTAAAAGAAATGGGCTTTGCTGCACAATTTAGATTTCATTTTATGGAGACTGTTATTTATAAAGGGGTGCAGTATATTCCTTTGGCAATGATAGGGTTTGGTATCCAAGATTTTTTTATAGTCCATATGTTTGGAGTTTTTGTAGGCCATCTTAACCATGCCAATGTGGGCTGGGACTATGGCCCACTGAGGTATATTTTTAATAACCCAAAGATGCACATCTGGCACCATTCCAAAGCATTGCCAGAAAACCATCCTTACGGAATGAATTTTGGCTTATCGCTAAGCGTTTGGGATTATATCTTTGGAACGGCTCACGTTCCTGAAGATGGAAAAAATATTGAACTTGGTTTTGAAAAGGACGAAGAGTATCCTCAAGATTTTTGGAATCAACTCAAAAAACCCTTTAAAGAATGA